The genomic stretch TGTTGCTCTTTACACATTCTTCAGCGGGATTAAAGGGCCCACATATACAGCCATCATTAAGGACATTTTAGTATGGGTCATTATGCTGTTTATGGTGGTGTCCCTCCCTCTCATTCATTTTAACGGCTGGACGCCAATGATTGACACGTTAGTGAAGGAAGCGCCGCAAATGCTGACGATACCGTCAGAAGGGCCAAAAGGCATTCCTTGGTTTATCACAGCATCTATTGTTTCCGCTCTGGCACTTTTTATGTGGGCACATGCCGCTACAGGTGTTTTCACGGCGAAAAGCGCTGATGCAGTAAGAAAAAACAGCATGTTTTTGCCGCTTTATAATATCGTGTTAATTTTGGTTATTTTTCTTGGCTTTATCGCCTTTCTTGTTCTGCCGGAAGATACAAATCCAAGGCTGGCGCTGCTGCATTTGATTCAAACATCTTACGGCGGCGTGGCACAAGGCTTTGCATATGCCACTATCGCTCTTGCTTCATTAATACCTTGTTCCATTATGGCAATCGGCGCATCGAATTTATTCGCCAACAACCTATACCGGGATTTGATTCATCCGAATGTGTCGCAAAGCAAGCTGACTCTTGTCACACGTTCAATGGTGTTTGTTGTCATCGGTCTTGCGCTGCTGTTTGGAATGCTGTTCCCGACTGCCTTAGTGACACTTCAGCTATTAGGTGTATCCGGTATGGTGCAAATCTTCCCTGCGATTGCTGTCAGCCTGTTCTGGAAAAACCAAACGAAAGAAGCAACGGTTATCGGATTATTAGCCGGCCTAGCGGTAACGTTTATTGTGTATATCACTCAATCCGCACATGGCATTTATGAAGGATTCTGGGGATTGGCCGCCAACATGATCGCTGTGGTCATCCTGAATCCGCTGTTCGTTAAAAACGCGGGATCCAATCCTGTCATTGAAGGTTTATTTGGCAAAAAACAAGACGCTAATCCAAATCAAAAGGGCGCATAAAAAAACCATACGCGGCAGCCGCGTATGGTTTTTTTTACATTTCTTTTTTCAGTGTTTCAATTGCCTTTTCCATTTGCGTATCATTATCAGACAGCTTCTTTTGAAGTTCTATCATTAATTTCGTTGTTGTATCGCCAGTCAGTATGCCTGTTTCATTCAGCTTCTCTTTTTTCTGGAACTGTTTGACGACAGATACAAAATCCTGGTCATACATACTGTTAACCTTTACCTTGTAACCAAGTGCTTTGAGCATTTTCTGAGCCACTTTGACGTTTGTGCCTGTATCACCTGATTTGTACGTTTTATCTGCGTCCAAATACGGCAGCTTCGCGTAATCAGGCAGCTCTGCTTTCACTTGAGGCTTGATGCCTTTTTTGTGAATCCATTCGCCATCAGCAGTCAGCCATTTGGCAACTGTCAGTTTGACGGTAGAGCCATCATCATATTCTTTTGCCGTTTGTACTGTACCTTTGCCGAATGTCGTCTCGCCGATTAACGGTACGTTTGACGATTCATGAAGGGCAGCGGCCATAATTTCGGCTGCGCTTGCTGTACCGTCATTTACTAAAACGACGGTCGGCTTGGTCACTTTCCGTTCTTTTTCGGCCTTCATGACTTCTTTTGAACCGTTTTTGTATTCAACCTGCATGATGTTTTTCCCTTTATCAATGAACAGGTTGCTCATCGTAATCGCCTGTTCCATTAAGCCGCCCGGGTTGCCTCTCAAGTCTAAAATATAGCCTTTGGCGCCTTTTTTCTCTAAACTGTCAATCGCATCTGTCAGCTCTTTAGCTGTTGTTTCAGAGAAAGAAGTGATTTGAATTTCTCCGATGTTGTTGTCTTTCATCTCTGAATAGACAGTCTCTACAGGAATGGTATCGCGCTTAATGGAAAGATCGATATTCCCCACTCCCGCTCTGTTCAGTTCAAGCTTCACCTTTGTGCCCTTTTTGCCTCGGATTAAAGCGACGGCTTCATTTACATTCATGCCTTTTACGCTTTTTCCATTTACCTTAATGATTTGGTCCCTCGGTTTGATACCGGCTTTTTCAGCAGGTGAACCTTTAATTGGGGATACAATAAGGATTTCTCCGTCTTTCTCCTCTACTTGGGCTCCGATTCCTTCAAAAGATGCTGAAATCGTCTCGTCGAATGATTTCGCTTGCTCTTGATCCATATATGTAGAATACGGATCATCCAGTGATTGAATCATTCCTTTAATTGCTCCGTCTACTAATTTGTCATCATCTGTTTTTTGGTAATAATCACTTTTGATTTGCTCATACGCTTTATTTAATTTGTCGAACTTGCTGTCTCCTGTGCTTGCTGATTTTTGGCCCAGGATACTGGAATTGCCCGTAATAAATAAAGTAAGCGCCGAAGCGACAACTGCAGTGATCAGCACAATAAAAAACAGTTTTAATTGCCGTTTCAATTAAACACCACCTTTTTCTTCTTACATTATTATCATGGACGAATTCTTATTCGTCAACTCGGAGCAGAAATGAAAGAGAAACGCCCTTCTTTTGCTTTTCATAAACCTATGTCTTTATACGACATATGATAAGGAAAAAGGAGGATTCGATATTGAGCCGATATTTAGAAATGCTGTCCTTATTCGGTGTCGCAGGGGCGCACCCAGGCGGGCTGGCTTTTTCAAAAGCGGTCTTGCAAAAGGCTGCACCCTCTCCGGATCAGCCGATTCTTGATGCCGGATGCGGAACAGGGCAAACGGCGGCTTATTTAGGACATTTGCTGTATCCTGTAACAGTCGTTGATAAAGATCCTATTATGCTTGAGAAAGCGAAAAAAAGATTTGCGAATGAAGGGCTTGCCATCCCTGCATATCAGGCGGAGCTGGAACATCTCCCGTTTTCTTCTGAGTCCTTTTCCTGCGTCCTGTCAGAATCGGTCCTCAGTTTTTCACGCCTGACATCCTCTCTTCAAGAAATTTCAAGAGTTTTAAAACCCAGCGGGATGCTGATTGGTATCGAAGCTGCTTTAAAAAAACCAATGCCCCCTGCAGAAAAGAAGCAAATGATGGATTTTTACGGATTTACTTGCTTACATGAAGAAAGCGAATGGCATAAACTCCTAAGATCCTATGGCTTTCAAAAAACAGAAGCGATGTCACTTCTTCCGGAAGACATGGAATTTGAACCAACCACAGAAATGGATTTATCGCAAACGATTGATCCCATCTATTACGATACGCTTCAAACACATTATCAGCTCATGCAGTTATATAGTGAGTACATGGGTCATTGTATTTTTATCGCGTACAAGTAAAACGGCGTATCGCCCCCTGTTTTCGTCCAACCTTTTTTTCCTATCTATCATATGCTGATAGAAAGTCAGGATAGGAGGGGAACAATATTGGAGAGATATTATCATCTTTGCAAAAACCATCAAGGTAAAGTCGTCAGAATTACAGAGAGAGGCGGGAGAGTTCACGTCGGCAGAATTACCCGTGTAACAAGAGACAGAGTTTTTATAGCTCCGGTCGGCGGAGGGCCAAGAGGTTTCGGTTACGGATATTGGGGCGGTTATTGGGGATATGGAGCGGCTTACGGGATTTCCCTCGGTTTAATTGCAGGAGTGGCTCTGGCTGGTTTATTCTTCTGGTAAGCATAGAACAAATGCTAGATTCACCAGACACAATGAAGCCCGCTTATCTAGTGTAAGCGGGCTTTTCATTTTAAATTTTCTTCACTTTTTCAAAGTACTCTTCAAGCGTTAAATCATTATCTTGGATGACCTTTGCGGCTTTTTTGCCTACATAGCGCAGATGCCATGGCTCATATTCATATTTCGTGATATCTTCTTTATTTTTCGGATAGCGAATAATAAAGCCATATTTATAAGCATTGTCCTGCACCCATTTCCCGTCTGCCGTGCTTCCGAACGCTTCATTTAGCTCAAAGCCATTGCTCCGGCTCGAAATGTCCATCGCAAGGCCTGTTTGA from Bacillus subtilis subsp. subtilis str. 168 encodes the following:
- the yodF gene encoding putative Na+/metabolite permease (Evidence 3: Putative function from multiple computational evidences; PubMedId: 12823818, 15849754, 16850406, 24142252, 27766092; Product type t : transporter), translating into MQGNLTALLITAIIVLTVVCIGFLAGRDKSSRTSVEEWSVGGRRFGGLLVWFLVGADLYTAYTFLGLTSTAFTGGSVAFFAIPYSVLAYFIAYFFLPKLWKVAKIHKLTTLADYARERFNSKLLASLVAIVGVLMLIPYICLQLSGIQDTLQVAGTGYINVKFVVIISFILVALYTFFSGIKGPTYTAIIKDILVWVIMLFMVVSLPLIHFNGWTPMIDTLVKEAPQMLTIPSEGPKGIPWFITASIVSALALFMWAHAATGVFTAKSADAVRKNSMFLPLYNIVLILVIFLGFIAFLVLPEDTNPRLALLHLIQTSYGGVAQGFAYATIALASLIPCSIMAIGASNLFANNLYRDLIHPNVSQSKLTLVTRSMVFVVIGLALLFGMLFPTALVTLQLLGVSGMVQIFPAIAVSLFWKNQTKEATVIGLLAGLAVTFIVYITQSAHGIYEGFWGLAANMIAVVILNPLFVKNAGSNPVIEGLFGKKQDANPNQKGA
- the ctpA gene encoding carboxy-terminal processing protease (Prc homolog, tail specific protease) (Evidence 2a: Function from experimental evidences in other organisms; PubMedId: 8996100, 10974125, 14526016, 17114254, 19889088; Product type e: enzyme), producing the protein MKRQLKLFFIVLITAVVASALTLFITGNSSILGQKSASTGDSKFDKLNKAYEQIKSDYYQKTDDDKLVDGAIKGMIQSLDDPYSTYMDQEQAKSFDETISASFEGIGAQVEEKDGEILIVSPIKGSPAEKAGIKPRDQIIKVNGKSVKGMNVNEAVALIRGKKGTKVKLELNRAGVGNIDLSIKRDTIPVETVYSEMKDNNIGEIQITSFSETTAKELTDAIDSLEKKGAKGYILDLRGNPGGLMEQAITMSNLFIDKGKNIMQVEYKNGSKEVMKAEKERKVTKPTVVLVNDGTASAAEIMAAALHESSNVPLIGETTFGKGTVQTAKEYDDGSTVKLTVAKWLTADGEWIHKKGIKPQVKAELPDYAKLPYLDADKTYKSGDTGTNVKVAQKMLKALGYKVKVNSMYDQDFVSVVKQFQKKEKLNETGILTGDTTTKLMIELQKKLSDNDTQMEKAIETLKKEM
- the yodH gene encoding putative S-adenosylmethionine-dependent methyltransferase (Evidence 3: Putative function from multiple computational evidences; PubMedId: 19703276; Product type e: enzyme), with product MSRYLEMLSLFGVAGAHPGGLAFSKAVLQKAAPSPDQPILDAGCGTGQTAAYLGHLLYPVTVVDKDPIMLEKAKKRFANEGLAIPAYQAELEHLPFSSESFSCVLSESVLSFSRLTSSLQEISRVLKPSGMLIGIEAALKKPMPPAEKKQMMDFYGFTCLHEESEWHKLLRSYGFQKTEAMSLLPEDMEFEPTTEMDLSQTIDPIYYDTLQTHYQLMQLYSEYMGHCIFIAYK
- the yodI gene encoding putative spore coat protein (Evidence 3: Putative function from multiple computational evidences; PubMedId: 12562816, 22882546, 23155385; Product type s: structure); the protein is MERYYHLCKNHQGKVVRITERGGRVHVGRITRVTRDRVFIAPVGGGPRGFGYGYWGGYWGYGAAYGISLGLIAGVALAGLFFW